A single region of the Pararhodospirillum photometricum DSM 122 genome encodes:
- a CDS encoding ABC transporter ATP-binding protein yields the protein MPPLLDLRTLWIDFPGPVSAVRGVSLTLHRGERLALVGESGAGKSLTGRALLGLLPASARWRAERLTFDGQDLTTVSDKGWRTIRGRRIAMILQDPRYSLNPVMRIDLQLIEALQAKDPHVSRRAAREQARAALAAVGLDNPDRVMASWPHQVSGGMGQRVMIAMMVALGPDLLIADEPTSALDATVQRDVLSLLEALGREHGMGLLFISHDLPLVAEFCDRVAVMYAGRILETLPASQLSHARHPYTQGLLAAQPDPHHPRTWLPTLTRDPAWRDXPLEEERP from the coding sequence ATGCCCCCCCTACTCGACCTTCGCACCCTCTGGATTGACTTCCCCGGCCCGGTCAGTGCCGTGCGCGGCGTCTCCCTAACCCTACACCGCGGCGAACGGCTGGCCCTGGTCGGCGAGAGCGGGGCGGGCAAATCCCTGACTGGTCGCGCCCTGCTGGGACTGCTCCCGGCCTCGGCGCGCTGGCGGGCCGAGCGCTTGACCTTCGACGGCCAGGACCTCACCACCGTGTCGGACAAAGGCTGGCGCACGATACGCGGGCGGCGCATCGCCATGATCCTCCAAGACCCCCGCTATAGCCTGAACCCGGTCATGCGGATCGACCTGCAACTGATCGAGGCCCTGCAAGCGAAGGACCCCCACGTGTCCCGGCGCGCCGCCCGGGAGCAGGCCCGCGCCGCTCTGGCCGCCGTCGGCCTCGACAACCCGGACCGGGTGATGGCGTCGTGGCCGCATCAGGTGTCGGGCGGCATGGGCCAGCGGGTGATGATTGCCATGATGGTGGCGCTGGGGCCCGACCTGCTGATTGCCGACGAGCCGACCAGCGCCCTCGACGCCACCGTGCAGCGCGACGTGTTGTCCCTGCTGGAGGCCCTGGGCCGCGAGCACGGCATGGGCTTGCTGTTCATCTCCCATGACCTGCCCCTGGTGGCCGAGTTTTGCGACCGCGTGGCGGTGATGTACGCTGGGCGCATCCTGGAAACCCTGCCAGCCAGCCAACTCTCGCACGCCCGCCACCCCTACACCCAAGGCCTGCTCGCTGCCCAACCGGACCCGCACCATCCACGGACCTGGCTCCCCACCCTGACCCGCGATCCGGCGTGGCGTGATGSCCCCCTGGAGGAGGAACGGCCATGA
- a CDS encoding ABC transporter permease, with translation MTPGRGRIHGAARGLASILVTLLGLLAVTFVIGRVVPVDPALTLVGDRAGGEILAAARAQWGFDQPLWRQFLSYGAAVFQGDLGTSILTGRPVLEDVARVFPATLELASVALALGVGLGVPAGVLAAWHQGRWIDQGLRLFGLLGYSVPVFWLGLMGLAVFYARLDWVPGPGRLDVLYEGLVAPRTGVLVLDALLAGEPEVARNALAHLVLPAGILGLFSMASLCRMTRSLMLEQLRQEYILTARLKGLSEARVVWRHALGNAAVPLVTVIALSYASLLEGSVLTEIVFSWPGLGFYITNSLLNADMNAVLGGTLVVGVVFIGLNRLSDALYRWLDPRTRLE, from the coding sequence GTGACCCCAGGACGCGGACGGATCCACGGCGCGGCGCGGGGGCTGGCCTCGATCCTGGTCACGCTGCTTGGCTTGCTGGCGGTGACGTTCGTTATTGGCCGGGTGGTGCCGGTCGATCCCGCCCTGACCCTGGTCGGCGACCGGGCCGGGGGCGAGATTCTGGCGGCGGCCCGGGCCCAGTGGGGCTTCGACCAACCGCTGTGGCGTCAGTTTCTGAGCTATGGGGCGGCGGTGTTCCAGGGCGACTTGGGGACCTCGATCCTGACCGGGCGGCCGGTGCTGGAAGACGTGGCGCGGGTGTTTCCCGCCACCTTGGAACTGGCAAGCGTGGCCCTGGCGCTGGGGGTGGGGCTGGGGGTCCCAGCCGGGGTCCTTGCCGCGTGGCACCAGGGGCGCTGGATCGACCAGGGGCTGCGGTTGTTCGGCTTGCTGGGCTATTCCGTGCCGGTGTTCTGGCTGGGCCTGATGGGCTTGGCGGTGTTTTATGCCCGGCTCGACTGGGTGCCGGGGCCGGGGCGGCTTGATGTGCTCTACGAAGGCTTGGTGGCTCCGCGCACCGGCGTGTTGGTGCTGGATGCCCTGCTGGCCGGCGAGCCCGAGGTGGCGCGCAATGCCCTGGCCCACTTGGTCCTGCCCGCCGGCATTCTCGGCCTGTTCAGCATGGCCTCGCTGTGCCGCATGACCCGCAGTCTGATGCTGGAGCAACTGCGCCAGGAGTATATCTTGACCGCTCGGCTCAAGGGTCTGTCCGAGGCCCGGGTGGTGTGGCGGCACGCCCTGGGCAACGCCGCCGTGCCCCTGGTTACGGTGATTGCTCTGTCCTATGCCTCCTTGCTGGAGGGCTCGGTGTTGACCGAAATCGTGTTTTCCTGGCCCGGCCTTGGCTTTTACATCACCAATTCCCTGTTGAACGCCGACATGAATGCGGTGTTGGGCGGGACCTTGGTGGTCGGCGTGGTGTTTATCGGGCTCAATAGGCTGTCCGATGCGCTCTATCGCTGGCTTGATCCCCGGACCCGTCTCGAATGA
- a CDS encoding tyrosine-protein kinase family protein, translating into MGMVLTFYSYKGGVGRSMALANVAFLLACWGRKVLTVDFDLEAPGLEHYWAGLKKDFERKYRPGVVDLLCSFRDRKETCWRDCLISIDVPVNVKGEGFLHFISAGRETNDYIKLVQSLNYDVLFDDEEISFGQSLLRMRQEWLESYDFILIDSRTGISDVGGICTIIFPDILVAIFTANKQSVLGCAEVIRRARSAQEKLPEDRRFLRALPLLSRDDRRAEGDQSEEWRIKIAGEIEELFRGWLWESGKAKKVLDGLYLPYVARWSFGEKLSVHERPSELNDPGSLSAAYARLARLIDADLEWDLVEPAVISSPGDQAEDLQSRGENLPAPKEIREGDHRESSERADADTLAQMSREITSLISGKDYENDKDYKNTKDLLEEVFEVCLAKYGPSDQKTLEAMGSLADFHWNRMDKEQAQYWVRRGLLVLREASSTSQAAEELRGRAVPMGVLLNEDPSMSTAFAGFLPEQFPPFPVTNQLPPRHGSFTFPEG; encoded by the coding sequence ATGGGAATGGTACTGACTTTTTATTCGTATAAAGGGGGCGTGGGGCGCTCAATGGCGTTGGCCAATGTGGCGTTTTTGCTGGCTTGTTGGGGCCGGAAGGTCTTGACCGTTGATTTCGATCTGGAAGCTCCTGGGCTTGAGCACTATTGGGCGGGCCTCAAGAAAGATTTTGAGCGAAAATATCGACCTGGAGTCGTTGATCTCCTGTGTTCTTTCCGGGATAGGAAAGAGACTTGTTGGAGAGACTGTTTAATTTCTATAGATGTTCCCGTTAACGTAAAAGGTGAAGGTTTTCTTCACTTCATTTCGGCGGGTAGAGAAACAAATGACTATATTAAACTGGTTCAATCTTTGAATTATGATGTTCTTTTTGATGATGAAGAGATAAGTTTTGGTCAGTCTCTTCTCAGAATGAGGCAGGAATGGTTGGAAAGCTATGATTTTATTTTGATTGATAGTCGGACGGGGATTTCCGATGTCGGCGGCATTTGCACGATCATCTTCCCGGATATCCTGGTTGCAATCTTTACGGCCAACAAACAGAGCGTTCTGGGGTGTGCGGAGGTGATCCGCCGGGCGCGGTCGGCTCAAGAAAAACTGCCCGAGGACCGTCGGTTTCTTCGAGCGCTGCCACTCCTCAGTCGGGATGATCGTCGAGCTGAGGGAGATCAATCCGAGGAGTGGAGGATAAAAATTGCAGGAGAAATCGAAGAACTCTTTCGGGGGTGGTTGTGGGAGAGCGGCAAGGCAAAAAAAGTTCTCGATGGTCTTTACCTGCCCTATGTGGCCCGTTGGAGTTTTGGTGAAAAGCTTTCTGTCCACGAGCGTCCCTCCGAGCTCAATGACCCTGGATCCTTGAGCGCGGCTTATGCTCGACTTGCCCGCCTGATCGACGCCGATTTGGAGTGGGATCTTGTTGAGCCGGCCGTGATCTCCAGTCCAGGCGACCAAGCAGAGGACCTCCAGTCTCGGGGGGAAAATCTTCCGGCTCCCAAAGAAATCAGGGAGGGGGATCACAGGGAGAGTTCAGAGAGAGCTGATGCGGACACTCTTGCTCAGATGAGTCGTGAAATCACGAGTTTAATTTCTGGTAAAGATTATGAAAATGATAAAGACTATAAAAATACTAAAGACCTCTTGGAAGAGGTTTTTGAGGTGTGCCTAGCAAAGTACGGCCCCTCAGACCAGAAGACGCTGGAAGCCATGGGGAGTTTGGCCGATTTTCATTGGAATCGAATGGACAAGGAGCAGGCGCAATACTGGGTTCGTAGAGGTCTGTTGGTCCTTAGAGAGGCCTCTTCCACTTCTCAGGCTGCCGAGGAGTTGAGGGGGCGAGCTGTCCCCATGGGGGTGTTGCTGAACGAAGATCCCTCTATGTCTACAGCTTTTGCGGGTTTCTTGCCGGAGCAGTTCCCTCCCTTTCCTGTGACAAACCAGTTGCCGCCCCGGCACGGAAGCTTCACCTTCCCGGAGGGATGA
- a CDS encoding ABC transporter ATP-binding protein gives MIEVRDLRVWHHTAGRRVETVRGVSFSVAPGESFGLVGNSGCGKSTVLRALVGLAPDWSGSVRLGGVAPSDLSPKALARRVQMVFQDPYGSLHPRHTVDQALSEPLLIHGLGRERDARVCRALADVGLDPQVRFRLPHQLSGGQRQRVAIARALMLDPPLVLLDEPTSALDVSVQAEILNLLQRLRHERGLTLVLVSHNLAVVHHLTDRRARMQDGQLIEP, from the coding sequence ATGATCGAGGTGCGCGATCTCCGGGTTTGGCATCACACGGCGGGCCGCCGAGTCGAGACAGTGCGCGGGGTGTCGTTCAGTGTGGCGCCGGGGGAAAGCTTCGGGCTGGTCGGCAACAGCGGGTGCGGCAAATCCACCGTGCTGCGCGCCTTGGTCGGGCTGGCGCCGGATTGGTCGGGTTCAGTGCGCCTGGGCGGCGTCGCCCCCAGTGACCTCAGCCCCAAGGCCTTGGCCCGCCGGGTGCAAATGGTCTTCCAAGACCCCTACGGCAGCCTTCACCCCCGCCATACCGTGGATCAGGCCTTGTCCGAGCCGTTGTTGATCCATGGCCTGGGCCGGGAGCGCGACGCGCGGGTCTGCCGAGCCTTGGCCGATGTCGGCCTTGATCCCCAGGTGCGGTTTCGTCTGCCCCACCAACTGTCCGGGGGGCAGCGCCAGCGGGTCGCCATTGCCCGCGCCTTGATGCTCGATCCGCCCCTGGTCCTGCTCGACGAACCGACCAGCGCCTTGGACGTGTCGGTCCAGGCCGAAATTCTCAACCTGTTACAACGCCTGCGCCACGAACGCGGCCTGACCCTGGTTCTGGTCAGCCATAACTTGGCGGTGGTCCACCACCTGACCGACCGCCGAGCCCGCATGCAAGACGGCCAACTCATCGAGCCCTGA
- a CDS encoding ABC transporter substrate-binding protein has protein sequence MIRVGGLRCLVLCAGLMVGLGGGGQAVEARTPPDMAVIAWQLDELMSLDPAEAYEFSGAEIAANVYDRLVYYNIDNPEEIRGGIAERWEISADGRTFTFHIRDGVRFHSGTPVTAADVAWSLHRVVRLNKGPAFILTQFGLTPDTVADKVRALDDRTLVLETDRRFAPSFVLNGLGSWVSSVLDRQTILTHEENGDLGNGWLKTHTAGSGPFMLGVWRPNEMVLLQRFDGYWQGAPAMKRIALRHVPESGAQRLMLEKGDADIARNLSPDDQAALARTEGVSLRRVPQSALYYLGLNQKNPYLAKPEVREALRWLVDYDGIERAILQGSKKPHQTFLPEGFPGALDETPYHLDLDKARALLAQAGLAQGFPVSMEVRNTSPTADIAQVLQATWAQVGIRLEIRPGDNKQTLTRYRARQHDIYIGRWAPDYLDPHGNAQGFVWNPDNSDSSPTTLLAWRNSWVIPELTARTEAALAEPDPEARRQRYQDLQRAVLADSPYVIMFQDIAVIAERAGVRGFAVGPNFDVVYYRGLIKGGS, from the coding sequence ATGATCCGTGTCGGCGGTTTGCGTTGCTTGGTGCTCTGTGCCGGTTTGATGGTTGGACTGGGGGGAGGGGGGCAGGCGGTCGAGGCGCGTACCCCGCCCGACATGGCGGTCATCGCTTGGCAGCTCGATGAACTGATGAGCCTGGATCCGGCCGAGGCCTACGAGTTCTCTGGCGCCGAAATCGCGGCCAACGTCTATGACCGGCTGGTCTATTACAACATCGACAATCCCGAGGAGATCCGGGGCGGCATTGCCGAGCGCTGGGAGATCAGCGCCGATGGCCGCACCTTTACCTTTCACATCCGTGATGGCGTGCGCTTTCACTCGGGCACCCCGGTCACTGCCGCCGACGTGGCATGGTCGCTGCACCGTGTTGTTCGGCTGAACAAGGGGCCAGCGTTTATCCTCACCCAGTTCGGCCTGACCCCCGACACGGTGGCCGATAAGGTGCGGGCCCTTGATGACCGAACCCTGGTGCTGGAGACCGACCGCCGCTTTGCCCCCAGCTTTGTGTTGAACGGCTTGGGCTCTTGGGTCAGCTCGGTGCTTGACCGGCAAACCATCCTGACCCACGAGGAAAACGGCGATCTTGGCAACGGCTGGCTCAAGACCCACACCGCCGGCTCGGGGCCATTCATGCTCGGGGTGTGGCGGCCCAACGAGATGGTTTTGCTCCAGCGCTTTGACGGCTACTGGCAAGGGGCGCCGGCCATGAAGCGCATCGCCTTGCGCCATGTGCCGGAGAGCGGGGCGCAACGCCTGATGCTGGAAAAGGGCGATGCCGACATTGCCCGCAACCTGTCGCCCGACGACCAAGCGGCCCTGGCCCGCACCGAGGGGGTGAGCCTGCGCCGCGTGCCCCAGAGCGCCCTCTATTACCTCGGTCTCAACCAGAAAAACCCGTATTTGGCCAAGCCCGAGGTGCGCGAGGCCCTGCGCTGGCTGGTGGATTACGACGGCATCGAGCGCGCTATTCTCCAGGGCTCGAAAAAGCCGCACCAAACCTTCCTGCCCGAGGGCTTCCCCGGGGCGCTTGACGAGACTCCCTATCACCTGGACCTGGACAAGGCCCGCGCCCTGCTGGCCCAGGCCGGCCTTGCTCAGGGGTTTCCCGTGAGCATGGAGGTGCGCAACACGTCGCCCACCGCCGATATTGCCCAGGTGTTGCAAGCAACCTGGGCGCAGGTGGGCATTCGTTTGGAAATCCGGCCCGGCGATAACAAGCAGACTCTCACCCGCTATCGCGCCCGTCAGCACGATATCTATATCGGCCGCTGGGCCCCCGATTACCTCGACCCCCACGGCAACGCCCAGGGCTTTGTCTGGAACCCCGACAACAGCGACAGCAGCCCCACCACCTTGCTGGCGTGGCGCAACAGTTGGGTGATTCCCGAATTGACCGCGCGCACCGAAGCCGCCCTGGCCGAGCCCGATCCCGAGGCGCGGCGCCAGCGCTATCAGGACTTACAGCGCGCGGTTCTGGCCGACTCCCCCTATGTCATCATGTTCCAGGACATCGCGGTGATTGCCGAGCGGGCCGGGGTGCGGGGCTTTGCGGTCGGGCCGAACTTCGATGTGGTCTACTACCGTGGCTTGATCAAGGGCGGATCGTGA
- a CDS encoding ABC transporter permease — MSPPRAWLFTDPPTSRVQADLGRLARGARRLGRQPLAMAGLGVLVVLVLLAFVGPALAPQDPAAQDLAARLLPPGTPGHPLGTDELGRDMLSRLLCGARPTLGIVGLVAISVAPLGLVVGTLAGTVGGRLDAVLMRLTDIFLALPRLILALALVAALGPGLENAVLAIALTSWPPYARLARAETLAVRRADYLVAARLAGASTARLVVHHVMPMCLSSVIVRLTLDMAGIILAAAGLGFLGLGAQPPSPEWGAMVSSGRKVMLDHWWVATVPGVAIFVVALAFNLLGDGLRDVLDPRMEER; from the coding sequence ATGAGCCCACCGCGCGCTTGGCTGTTTACCGATCCCCCCACCTCCCGCGTGCAGGCCGACCTCGGGCGGCTGGCCCGGGGCGCACGACGCCTGGGACGCCAGCCGCTGGCCATGGCCGGGCTTGGCGTCCTGGTCGTTTTGGTCCTGCTGGCCTTTGTGGGACCGGCCTTGGCGCCGCAGGATCCGGCGGCCCAGGATCTAGCGGCGCGTTTGCTGCCGCCCGGGACCCCGGGCCATCCCCTGGGTACCGACGAACTGGGCCGCGACATGCTCTCGCGCCTGCTGTGCGGGGCGCGGCCCACCCTGGGGATCGTCGGGTTGGTGGCGATCAGTGTCGCGCCGCTCGGGTTGGTGGTGGGCACCCTGGCCGGTACGGTTGGCGGCCGCCTGGATGCAGTGCTCATGCGCCTGACCGATATCTTTCTCGCCTTACCCCGGCTCATCCTGGCCCTGGCCCTGGTCGCCGCCCTGGGACCCGGCTTGGAAAACGCGGTGCTCGCCATCGCGCTGACGTCATGGCCGCCCTATGCCCGCTTGGCGCGGGCTGAAACCCTGGCCGTGCGCCGGGCCGACTATCTGGTTGCCGCCCGGCTGGCCGGTGCCTCAACGGCGCGGCTGGTGGTCCACCACGTCATGCCGATGTGCCTGAGTTCGGTGATCGTGCGGTTGACCCTCGATATGGCCGGGATCATTTTGGCGGCGGCCGGCCTTGGCTTCCTGGGCCTCGGCGCCCAGCCTCCCAGCCCGGAGTGGGGGGCGATGGTGAGTAGCGGCCGCAAGGTGATGCTGGACCACTGGTGGGTGGCCACGGTGCCGGGGGTGGCGATTTTTGTCGTGGCCTTGGCCTTCAACCTGCTGGGGGATGGCTTGCGCGATGTTTTGGATCCGCGAATGGAGGAGCGCTAG